Within the Drosophila melanogaster chromosome 3R genome, the region gttatttattttaggaCACGTCGGATGGGGAATTTCCTGGTACATCAACGGACTTCTGATCCCCGAGATTCATGTAGTGCGAGGCAAGACCTATACATTTGTAGTGGAGGGTGGAAACAATCCGGATATTCCGGCCAAGTACCATCCGTTCTACATCAGTGACGATCCTGTGGGAGGATACGAGCACAAACGCGAGGAAGAGAAAAAGGTGAAATCAATTTGGTTAAAAAATCCCCAACTGCAATATCGATTTCTCCGCTGTAGGCCGTGCGCATCTACGCCGGAGTACATCGCTCCCGGTCCGGCCAAGTCACGCCCACCGGCGTTGGCCGTCTCTGCAACTGGACACCAGATGTGGAAGGTCCACCGGCGGACGACTACCAGTCCTTCGGCGCCTACCAGCGCACCCTGACCCTCAAGTGCGACGCCGGCGAGCCGGGAGTGATTACCTGGAAGCCGGACCGGAATACGCCGGACACGGTGTACTACCATTGCTTCACACACCGCTATCTGGGATGGAAGATCCACGTGCACGACTCATGTGACTCGGAAGCGGGTGGACTCAAAGGAGCCGCCTCCGAACGCCACGAAATCCGGCTGCCGGCGAAAGCCACCGTCGCGGAACCGGCGCCAGTGCACGAGGACTACGCCGGAGAGGCGTCCGTACGGCACGAAACCAAGGTCAGCGCCAAcgataattttttattgaagCACCAAACCGATTTGATTAAGAACCACAATATGAACGGAACACCGCCCAAACTGAGTTTTGAAATAACGAAATCTTCGGAAATAACCAAACTGATTTCAGATGGCATCCGCGCTGCTGAGGCTCTCGAGGAGAGCCTACTGAGGAACCCGAATCTGAACCCCAACCATCCCAACCAGAACCCGATTCCGAATCCACACCAGAAACCGAACGTGACCCCGACCGAGATCAGCTCGCGACCCGAGATTCTGCTGGGCGAGACCCATGCCCACACGCTGAACGCATCtccatccgcatccgcatacCCATCCCCATCAGCCACTTTACCCTCTGCCAACCTAAAGCTACCCATACTCGCGGCTGGTCCCCATCTCATCCATCATCCCCCGCACTTGCATCGCCTGCACCACCAACCGCAGCATGCCCCCCACCCGCATGTCCATTTGCATCACCACAATCTAACCGCTAATCTTCCAGCGCTCGCACAGAAAACCATTGGACTCTCTGAGTTTCTACGTCCGCCGCAGAACGCTCCGCTCTTTCATCCGGTTAAACTGCCCGGCCGCCGACCTTTCCCTGCTCCGATCAAGAAGGTTCCGGCCTCAAGGCCCATACTTCCGCAGCAGCATCCGCATttgcatccgcatccgcagcAGCATCCCGTTCTTCTGCAGCAACAACCCTCCCTGATTGTAAGTCACTACAGGAAGCCGATACCGGGATTGCTGAAACCCTTCGTCAAGGAGAAACCTTTTCCACTGCAACCGCTGGCGGCATCTGTTTTACTCCTGGGTCAGCCCACTGAGCTAGGCGGCCTCAATAACAAGGGAGAACGACTCAAGATAAAGGGTAAACCAAAAATTCCAGTACCATATGTGGACCTAGAACCACAGGGGTCTCTGCAAAATACAGCTATCTTTAATCAACCAGGCGGAAAGGGAAAGGGGGACCAGAAACCCAAAGCCTCATCTGTGTCCATCTCAACCACGCCCATTCCGCTGGTGAAACGTCCTACAGTAAAGGAACCTTCCCAGGAGGAAATCGCCAGTATGCGTCCTGCCGTTAATCAGGGCTTCAAGCCCGACACCGTGATTGTTGAGAGCGGATTTAAACCCATCGTTAGGACCGATGGCACTGGTGTTCAATTGCCCAAGGAGATCATCGATCAGGTGGCCCATCGACGAGAGGATCCTGGGACAGAAATCGATGAGGTGATGGAAACAGATACCCTGTTCCTGGCAGCCCAGCAGGGAGGCAGTGAAACGCAGAGCTTTGAGCCCATGTTTATACCATCGCCCTTGGACAGTACTAATGCCACAAAAGTGTTGAGGGTTAACGTGAAGGAGGTTAGTCCCACGGCATCAGCTTTAAGATTGCCGTCGGCAGCCCTGGAGCACGCCCTGCCCTCCGCTTCGGAGTTAATAAAGCCCACCCTGGACGAACTCTTTGCAGAGGATCTAAACGAAGAGGAGCTAGAAATGGAGCCTATGCCGGTGGCAGATGATGTGGAGTCACTGGAAGAGACAACCAAAAAAGATGCTGTAACCACAACAATAAACATTCCAAGAAACACGACCAAGAAACCGGATCCCGATCTGCTGGAGGATCTCTTTGGGCCCGATGAAGAAGAGTTATATGCGGATGAGCTGGAACTAGACATGGATGACCGAGTGGCCGCTGCTGCGGAACGGATAGACACCTACTACCTGCCGCCGGATAACCGAAAGATTCCCGATACCAGGGTGCCGAGTGGAGCCCTCTACACCTTTGATGGCAAGTCTGTGGTGGACAGTAGCCTAGTGCTGCCGCCCAAATTGGATGCCCCGGACAATGCCAACGTCCACCAGCGACATGCCCAGTACGGATTGACCCCCTTGGAGCAGCTGGTCCGTACCACACCTCAGTTTGGAGTCTACAGAGGAGAGCTGCCACAGGAATTCCGAGGCACAGAGCCCCAACCCGTCTCCGAGTATTCCCATCCAGCGCCCTTCAGTCGTACCACTCCTGTGTTCtccagcagcagtggcagcaccATCTATCCGTATTCCTCGTCGACAGGAGCATCTACATCCACCGTATCATCATCGGCCTCATCGCCATTGTCCTCATCATCGCTGAGACCCATTTCCACTAAGCTACAGCTTCTGAAGCCGGAGGGCCGAAGAGCGTAGGATCTGCAATAGCGAAATTATAAGCAAGAACTAGCATTTAACCGTTTTGGGGTGTACGACTCTCATAACCACGTTACATTTACTCGTAAACCTGTATTAGCccgtagtttttttttaacacttaTGATGCTCTTAATTTTAAACGAACGCATGAATTTTATTAGCTAAGCTAACCGATTCTGATTAAGCCGCATTTTAGTCGTTGTGAAATAAAACCAAGAAGTAATCTGATTTGTGTTTGATTTCCGGTTCAACCGGAAATAAAGATATGTTTGATTTAAATACAAGTAAGGTCAGAGGAAATTGGTTATTCTTTTTAAGTAACTGTCATTTTAAACGTAGTACTCTTAGTACTTAGTTTTTACTTTCTTAACACTGACAATCATAAGTCGTTCGATATAATACCACACAACGCACTTGTATCGATAGCTATCACAATGTCAAAAATTCAAGCTTAtcgataaataaaatattaagttCTGAAACATAGATTTAAAAAGTAGAGTTTGGAAAGAAAAGCTGGCAAATAGCTGACCAATATTTCGCTACAGCGTTTCATACCAAATGGGAACACACCCTTGTTAATAGTATCGAATAACTATCGACTGCTGTTCCACCTCCAGCAAAAAcgtgtgtttttgttgcgctgctatttgtttaatttaatttttaagttgAAACAATTATGTCGGCGCAATATCAAAGATTCCTGAAAGTACTAGAAAAGTGGCCAGCGGAGAAATCAAAAGTCGGCAGGTAAGAATAAGCATCAAAACACCCTGGTATCAAGAATGTTCGTTCTGGCGGCGCAACAACTTTGGATTATCTAACAAATAATTATTGAACggatttaatattatttgtattaaataGTTAGTTTTGCACACATTGATTTGTGAATTGCTTATTAGATCACTTTGGCAAGTGGAATATATTATGGGAATTTACTTAAGAACTATTTCACCTGCCGGCCCGCCAAGATTTTTAGGTTCCACGCCAACTGACCGTGTGGATTGTGGGTTTCATTTAGCCGATTCTGAGCGGCTGTGGATCGCCAATCTTAGTTACTTGTTTTACTTGGCTTAAAAGGCTTACATTGCCTTACCAGTTTTCAGAACATACAGACATCAAATTATCTTAAATTGTGTAGTGGCAAAAAAATGGCCTCTAAATTCGCATATCAGTTGGAGCCGgagaaatttattttgagcCATGGACTTAAGTAagtttggaaatatcttcttAAGCTTCGTTATAAAAACTTTGACTATTATAAATTTCACTGTACAAAGGTTAAATAAAGCGTGCTGATAATAATATTTGGATAATAATTGAGGAAGAAGAAAACATGTTCTATTAATTTCTTTAACGTCTGTTACTTTTATGGCCACATTTGTTAGCCTTTTGTCGGTTTCCAATTACACAAAGTGGTTTTCCACCTCAAACGCCCACTTCCGCGGAAAGTGATTAAATCTTCTTCTCAGCTGCCCCGCATGGAACGAACATCCGCCACAGAAAATACACACATGTACACTCATTTAGTGGGAACTAAACTTTTTCGCCTTTTCTCAAACAAAAGGGATCTCGGCGAGCAGATTCGCAAACAGGTGACCAAGCTTACAAGTCTAGAGGGCGGAGCGACGGATAAGGAGCTGGACCGTCAGATCAATTCTCTGGAGAGGCTATCCAATAACGTCTACGCAAAGAAGTATCCGCGCACTTTCGAGTCCACGGCCACTGGACTAACCGCCGCCCAGTGCAGCCAAGTGTTGAGCTCCGAGTTCCTGCAATATTTGAACGAggactcaaaaaaaaagaagtagcACGATGAAGCGACTCCTAAACCCTACTAGACTGAGACTGGATTGGTTGAGACGAAGCTCTATAGATGTGACGACTGCTCCCCATGTTCCTGTGCTCTGCGACACCGCCATTGAATACCTGCAGCCCGTTCCAGGAGGCACCTACTTCGACATGACTTTCGGAGCTGGTGGCCACACGCGGCGTCTTCTGGAGAAGTGTCCCGAGGCAAAGGTATACGCCCTAGATCGAGATCCATTGGCCCACCAACTGGCCCGCGATATGAGCGAATCCGAAGAGTTCAAGGGTAGGCTGATTCCCCTGCTTGGAAAATTCTCCGATTTACCAAAGCTTTTCAAAGAACATGGCCTGGCCAAGAACTCGGTGGACGGGATGCTTTTTGATTTTGGTTGCAGTTCCATGCAATTCGATGAGGCGGTCAGAGGCTTCTCCATCTCGAGGGACGGTCCACTGGACATGCGAATGGATGGTGGCCACAGCGGAGGGGTTACAGCTGCCGATGTGTTGGCTAATGTTGAAGAGGGCGACCTTGTGAAGATTTTAAGGATGTATGGTGAAGAGAAAGCAGCCAAGAAGATAGCCAGAGGACTGGTAGACGCGCGCAACGCCCTCTTTAAAATCGAGACCACCAAGCAGCTGGCAGATATAATTGAAAACATCATGGATGGCGGGACCAGGAAGGATAAGCTTCGACGACCGGCACACTCAGCCACCAAGACCTTCCAAGCCATCCGCATATTTGTGAACAACGAACTAAACGAGATCAACTACGGTATGGTTTTGGCCAACGAAATCCTCCGTGTGGATGGACGCTTGGTGACCATTACCTTCCACTCGCTGGAGGACACTATCGTGAAGCGTCACATCAACGGAAACGTCCTGGCAGGCGCCGCCAATGCTCTTCCCCTCAAGTACTCCAGCCATTATGCAATAGACGAGCCAGATATACTAGAATCACTGACCAAGAAGAGCTGGAAACAACTACATCGCCATGTCATTGTGCCAGACGCCGACGAGGTGGCGAGGAACACACGCAGTCGATCCGCCAAGCTGAGAGCAGCCgtcaaaacaaactaaacgcATGTCAATAAATTCCCTCGGTCTAGTTCAAAATTCTCTTTCTCAGTCTTTAATTCTCCCAAACTCTCGTCATGGTATGCATGTTTGGACTGTTTTGGTTATCTGCCAAACCAATTGGCACCTGCTGATAACGACTGGTTTATCTATTTACCACAGTTATTTGCGGTTCTCGTGCAGAGTTTTTGTTTAGTTGGATTAGGAAATTGTTGTTAATTGCCCAGGTAGAATAGTAGTTTAGTACAGTGgtaccgattctccttttcttttgattgaatatttttcagaACATAATATAAATAGGGATAGAAAATCATTGGTTAGTGATGCTTTCCACAGTGCACGTATTTGATGAACTCGTTGAACTTTCGAGTACCTCTTCAAGTGGTTGATAACGGAGGCGGGCGAATTTGATATGGAAATTGCGTATGCCAGCAATTTCTCGGTTAAAGCCATCGTATAAGCTTACCATTCGCACTTCTGCGGTTGTTTTGCTCCCAGAGATTGGAGCATGTTGTGGTACTTAGGTGCCTTGGCATACGTCAGCCGGTGTTGTTCCCGGCTACCAATCGCAAGATGTGACCCGCGAGAAACCCGAAACCGATAATCTCGAAGGCGTCTGATAAGGGAGCGGGATTACAAAAAATAGAGAGAGGCACCGGGCGGAGCACCTATGTGGGCTATAGATAGGGGTGTCCGTTGAGTGCTCAGCTCAGTTGCATAGCGCGAGCCGAGTTGGCGTGGCTAGTGAGGCGGTACTTTCGGTCATCTGGACTAAAAAACTTTACGGGCTTGCGTTTTTTCAGCGGAGAGTGGACAGCAGAGCCGGCTATCAAGATGAGTGGGGCCAAGATCATATCGGGCACGGCGGTGGCCAAGTAAGTGGGCAAAACTCTTGCATCGTAGGATTCCTATTTATCATATCCCCGCCTCCCGTTAGATCCATTCGCGAAGAGCTGCGTAACGAGGTGACGGCTATGAGCAAGCAATTGGCGGATTTTGTGCCCGGCTTAAGGATTGTCCAGGTTGGTGGACGTGAGGACTCCAACGTTTACATCCGCATGAAGATCAAGGCGGCTACGGAGATCGGTATCGATGCCGCCCACGTCCAGCTGCCCCGATCCATCACCGAGGTGGAATTGCTCGATAAGGTGAGTTTGCGACGGAAGCGGATTATGCAATATGGGCAATACAATGTTATATCAACTGAAAAACGAAATATTCTCTACTTGaataaagttataaataataactaatcGACTTTACCATTTCAGATAAACGATCTGAACGAGGACCCCCGGGTGCACGGCATCATAGTGCAAATGCCCCTGGATTGTGACACACCCATCGATTCGCACCGAATTACGGACGCCGTTTCCCCGGAGAAGGATGTTGACGGCTTGCACACGGTTAACGAAGGTCGCCTG harbors:
- the Skel gene encoding skeletor, isoform E — encoded protein: MLAMKDKPWLLLFGLLAALSCLASFGDAAYPYYGTKIGALTRLHHGVSGDVYAVDSRTIFIKKFNYDGEAPAAYFYVGNTARPSNEGAARLRDERGGTASLTRRYRNKDVTLSLPEGKTLRDIKWFSVWCDEFAVNFGDVSIPPNLDFPRPQKISALRGVHGVSSDNIVIVDAQTLLVPNFSYDGEAPDAKFWVGRGQRPTSDGLRIPDENGKENPLRRYERKTIVLTLPEDLTIFDIGHFGVWCEAFTVDFGHVRLPEGLNVPPSLKMLGISPQSKLNCEVLYDDLAFEVRWAVAGESIVVQLVAKLEPNHYMSFGISPNKNISQMIGADAVVAWVDPQTGNGFATDYFLEGKAQCSGGRGACPDTKISEKTNSIRLLNAAMVNGYSIVTYQRSLAATDRLDLPISITGAESVVWAIGPLNDYQEVSFHTFYNKHLHQIEFGRQPKWNCPLPEGARGNSNSSEQEDSAPAAQSSTGGAGYPPAGRPNVEPDEEFYENRAEALHRQPPQRRQETAIITQRRPVPTPKPVNSNGAWDIPAIQCHEPEDGVFYAQMGPTGGKHGYPAITGHVGWGISWYINGLLIPEIHVVRGKTYTFVVEGGNNPDIPAKYHPFYISDDPVGGYEHKREEEKKAVRIYAGVHRSRSGQVTPTGVGRLCNWTPDVEGPPADDYQSFGAYQRTLTLKCDAGEPGVITWKPDRNTPDTVYYHCFTHRYLGWKIHVHDSCDSEAGGLKGAASERHEIRLPAKATVAEPAPVHEDYAGEASVRHETKVSANDNFLLKHQTDLIKNHNMNGTPPKLSFEITKSSEITKLISDGIRAAEALEESLLRNPNLNPNHPNQNPIPNPHQKPNVTPTEISSRPEILLGETHAHTLNASPSASAYPSPSATLPSANLKLPILAAGPHLIHHPPHLHRLHHQPQHAPHPHVHLHHHNLTANLPALAQKTIGLSEFLRPPQNAPLFHPVKLPGRRPFPAPIKKVPASRPILPQQHPHLHPHPQQHPVLLQQQPSLIVSHYRKPIPGLLKPFVKEKPFPLQPLAASVLLLGQPTELGGLNNKGERLKIKGKPKIPVPYVDLEPQGSLQNTAIFNQPGGKGKGDQKPKASSVSISTTPIPLVKRPTVKEPSQEEIASMRPAVNQGFKPDTVIVESGFKPIVRTDGTGVQLPKEIIDQVAHRREDPGTEIDEVMETDTLFLAAQQGGSETQSFEPMFIPSPLDSTNATKVLRVNVKEVSPTASALRLPSAALEHALPSASELIKPTLDELFAEDLNEEELEMEPMPVADDVESLEETTKKDAVTTTINIPRNTTKKPDPDLLEDLFGPDEEELYADELELDMDDRVAAAAERIDTYYLPPDNRKIPDTRVPSGALYTFDGKSVVDSSLVLPPKLDAPDNANVHQRHAQYGLTPLEQLVRTTPQFGVYRGELPQEFRGTEPQPVSEYSHPAPFSRTTPVFSSSSGSTIYPYSSSTGASTSTVSSSASSPLSSSSLRPISTKLQLLKPEGRRA
- the Skel gene encoding skeletor, isoform D; translation: MNGTPPKLSFEITKSSEITKLISDGIRAAEALEESLLRNPNLNPNHPNQNPIPNPHQKPNVTPTEISSRPEILLGETHAHTLNASPSASAYPSPSATLPSANLKLPILAAGPHLIHHPPHLHRLHHQPQHAPHPHVHLHHHNLTANLPALAQKTIGLSEFLRPPQNAPLFHPVKLPGRRPFPAPIKKVPASRPILPQQHPHLHPHPQQHPVLLQQQPSLIVSHYRKPIPGLLKPFVKEKPFPLQPLAASVLLLGQPTELGGLNNKGERLKIKGKPKIPVPYVDLEPQGSLQNTAIFNQPGGKGKGDQKPKASSVSISTTPIPLVKRPTVKEPSQEEIASMRPAVNQGFKPDTVIVESGFKPIVRTDGTGVQLPKEIIDQVAHRREDPGTEIDEVMETDTLFLAAQQGGSETQSFEPMFIPSPLDSTNATKVLRVNVKEVSPTASALRLPSAALEHALPSASELIKPTLDELFAEDLNEEELEMEPMPVADDVESLEETTKKDAVTTTINIPRNTTKKPDPDLLEDLFGPDEEELYADELELDMDDRVAAAAERIDTYYLPPDNRKIPDTRVPSGALYTFDGKSVVDSSLVLPPKLDAPDNANVHQRHAQYGLTPLEQLVRTTPQFGVYRGELPQEFRGTEPQPVSEYSHPAPFSRTTPVFSSSSGSTIYPYSSSTGASTSTVSSSASSPLSSSSLRPISTKLQLLKPEGRRA
- the CG14683 gene encoding uncharacterized protein, giving the protein MKRLLNPTRLRLDWLRRSSIDVTTAPHVPVLCDTAIEYLQPVPGGTYFDMTFGAGGHTRRLLEKCPEAKVYALDRDPLAHQLARDMSESEEFKGRLIPLLGKFSDLPKLFKEHGLAKNSVDGMLFDFGCSSMQFDEAVRGFSISRDGPLDMRMDGGHSGGVTAADVLANVEEGDLVKILRMYGEEKAAKKIARGLVDARNALFKIETTKQLADIIENIMDGGTRKDKLRRPAHSATKTFQAIRIFVNNELNEINYGMVLANEILRVDGRLVTITFHSLEDTIVKRHINGNVLAGAANALPLKYSSHYAIDEPDILESLTKKSWKQLHRHVIVPDADEVARNTRSRSAKLRAAVKTN
- the CG46459 gene encoding uncharacterized protein, which gives rise to MSAQYQRFLKVLEKWPAEKSKVGRDLGEQIRKQVTKLTSLEGGATDKELDRQINSLERLSNNVYAKKYPRTFESTATGLTAAQCSQVLSSEFLQYLNEDSKKKK